A window of Longispora fulva contains these coding sequences:
- a CDS encoding sugar kinase: MNKLAVCLGESMAVLVPESPGPLDEVETFRRGIGGAESNVARGLAALGTRTAWLSRVGDDGFGRHLVGALRADGVDVSGVETDPDRPTGLYVKEIGAGPPHDLPVGRSRLHYYRAGSAASAMGPEFVDRPAVAALLAEADMLHLSGITAALSDSCLALVHHLMIGRRAGQVVSFDLNWRPALWRDYDPAVLRPLLDAADVVLLGADEALAAFGVNTPDKLRELLPSPRSLVIKDGALRATTVDRQGGCVTEPALAVDVVDAVGAGDAFAAGYLTGVLRDLDEPRRLRLGHLTAAATLVVTGDHGQPLGLDALLDATPEEWAATRISPTKAPTRAAAPGRLPGPAGPAPDGPTPDPAAPAAARPDHRQDEA; the protein is encoded by the coding sequence GGTCGAGACGTTCCGGCGTGGCATCGGCGGCGCCGAGTCCAACGTCGCCCGGGGCCTGGCGGCGCTCGGCACCCGGACGGCCTGGCTCAGCCGGGTCGGCGACGACGGATTCGGCCGGCACCTGGTCGGGGCGCTGCGCGCCGACGGCGTGGACGTCTCCGGCGTCGAGACCGACCCCGACCGCCCCACCGGGCTCTACGTCAAGGAGATCGGCGCGGGCCCACCGCACGACCTGCCCGTCGGCCGCAGCCGCCTGCACTACTACCGGGCCGGCTCGGCGGCGTCGGCCATGGGCCCGGAGTTCGTCGACCGGCCGGCCGTGGCCGCCCTGCTCGCCGAGGCCGACATGCTGCACCTGTCGGGCATCACGGCGGCGCTCTCCGACAGTTGCCTGGCGTTGGTGCACCATCTCATGATCGGCCGTCGGGCCGGTCAGGTGGTGAGTTTTGACCTGAACTGGCGGCCGGCCCTCTGGCGGGACTACGACCCGGCCGTCCTCCGCCCGCTGCTCGACGCCGCGGACGTCGTGCTCCTCGGCGCGGACGAGGCCCTGGCGGCGTTCGGTGTGAACACCCCGGACAAGCTGCGCGAGCTGCTGCCCTCGCCGCGGTCCCTCGTGATCAAGGACGGGGCGCTGCGGGCCACGACGGTCGACCGGCAGGGCGGCTGCGTGACCGAGCCGGCCCTTGCGGTGGACGTGGTCGACGCGGTGGGCGCCGGCGACGCGTTCGCCGCCGGCTACCTGACCGGCGTGCTTCGCGATCTGGACGAGCCGCGCCGGCTGCGCCTCGGCCACCTGACGGCCGCCGCGACCCTGGTCGTGACGGGCGACCACGGCCAGCCGCTGGGCCTCGACGCCCTCCTCGACGCGACCCCCGAGGAGTGGGCGGCCACCCGGATCAGCCCGACGAAGGCCCCGACGCGGGCCGCGGCCCCCGGCCGGCTTCCGGGCCCTGCCGGCCCCGCGCCCGACGGCCCCACGCCCGATCCGGCCGCGCCCGCCGCGGCACGCCCCGACCATCGCCAGGACGAGGCATGA